The sequence CTTCGTCTATTCGCCCAACCGCTTCATGCCAGCCAAATTGCGCGCTTTTCTCGACTTTGCCTCACCGCGCATCAAGGCGCGCCTCTCCGACATTCCCAAGGAATTGCTGCCGCGGCGAACGCGGCAATAGCGCAGAACGGGAGAATTTAAGGCCGGGGGTGGAGTCAGACTGCCTCACGAAACAGAGCTCAACAAGAGCGTCGGTCTTGTGCCGTCGTCAAACGCGACGCGGCTCAGCTGTTTCTGGCTTGAACAAGACTCTCTTCGTTGTTCGCCAGATCATCATAGGAATCGGCGATCTTCTGATACTGACCCCGAGCGGTTTCGTCGGCCATCAGTTCGGACTTGGCTCGAAACTCTTCCGCCTGATCGCGATACCGCTTTGCCTGGGCTTCGTGATCCATGATGCGCCTCCTGCCGGGATGCTAACCCAGGGGTGTTAGATTGGTTCCCCGCAATATTTTGCTTATCCGAAGACCTGACCTGCCGTGGCGCCTGAGTTCGCGGCTCATTCCGCAGCCCGGACGTGGCGGGACTACGCCATCACCTGCCTCGCCGCCGCCGAGATCATCACCAGCCCGCCGATGATCACGGCAGCGTCGAGGATGGCGGTGTGGATGTGCACCGGCATCCGTTCGACGAAGGCCTTTGCCAGGAACGCGCCGGGGACGGCGACGGCGCCGATCAGCAGCGCGAAGGCGAGCACCTGCGCGGTCACCGCGCCGGCGAGACCGAACACGGAGATCTTGATGAGGCCGGTGCCGAGCGAGATCATCGCGTCGGTCGCGATCACGGCGGCGCCTTCGAGGCCTGCGGCCATCAGGAGCGAGAGCAGGATCACGCCGGAGCCTGAGGTGCCGCCGACCAGCACGCCGTAACCGACCGAGCCGGCGGCAAGGCCGCCATCGCCGATCCTCACCTGTCGGCGGCGGAGCACGCGGCGCAGCGGCACGCTCAGGATCAACATGGCGCCGATCACGAGTGCGGCGCCCGCATTGGTGAGACGCGTGTAGCCGTAAGCACCGAGCGCCGTCGTCAGCGCCGCGCAGGCGAGCACGATCAGCGCGCGGCGGCGATCGGCATAACGGATGTAAGCGAGTGCACGGCTGGAATTGGTGAGCATCGCGGAGATCGCGATGATCGGCACGACCGGTTCGGCGCCGACCAGCGGCACCAGCACCAAAGGCATGAGGGCGCCGGTGCCGTAGCCGGCGAGACCACCGATGATCGAAGCAAACAACGCCATCATTGCGACCAGCAGGAGCTGGAAAATCGAGATGTCGGCGAAGCCTGAGACGATGGTCACGTTCTCTCATCGCGGCTGATGCGAGCCGCAGCTTGATCGGCGATGGCAGCGAGCGCGGCTTGCTCTAGTGGAAAATCCGCCGCGAGCCAAGCGTCCTCG comes from Bradyrhizobium sp. CCGE-LA001 and encodes:
- a CDS encoding sulfite exporter TauE/SafE family protein, whose product is MTIVSGFADISIFQLLLVAMMALFASIIGGLAGYGTGALMPLVLVPLVGAEPVVPIIAISAMLTNSSRALAYIRYADRRRALIVLACAALTTALGAYGYTRLTNAGAALVIGAMLILSVPLRRVLRRRQVRIGDGGLAAGSVGYGVLVGGTSGSGVILLSLLMAAGLEGAAVIATDAMISLGTGLIKISVFGLAGAVTAQVLAFALLIGAVAVPGAFLAKAFVERMPVHIHTAILDAAVIIGGLVMISAAARQVMA